A stretch of Brassica rapa cultivar Chiifu-401-42 chromosome A08, CAAS_Brap_v3.01, whole genome shotgun sequence DNA encodes these proteins:
- the LOC103834099 gene encoding protein PAM68, chloroplastic isoform X2, whose amino-acid sequence MASVTCLFNLSAHPRSSCKLDGSVERRREWNGQVPKSLTCNKRLEISRIAPLQATMNSPRGFGPPPKKTKKPKKSKPGNQSDDEEDDQEEDDDEDERERGVIPEIVTNRMISRMGFTVGLPLFVGLCFFPLFYYLKVGLKIDVPTWVPFIVSFVFFGTALAGVSYGIVSSSWDPSREGSLLGWNEAKKNWPVFWQSFWKR is encoded by the exons ATGGCTTCTGTAACATGTCTCTTCAACCTCTCTGCTCATCCCAGATCCTCTTGCAAG CTTGATGGAAGCGTAGAAAGACGGAGAGAATGGAACGGTCAAGTTCCCAAGTCTCTTACTTGCAACAAGCGCTTAGAAATATCGCGTATAGCACCATTACAAGCAACAATGAACAGTCCGAGAGGCTTTGGACCTCCTCCTAAGAAAACCAAGAAACCCAAAAAGTCAAAACCCGGAAACCAgagtgatgatgaagaagacgaCCAAGAGGAAgacgatgatgaagatgaacGTGAGAGAGGTGTGATTCCAGAGATAGTAACCAACAGAATGATAAGCAGAATGGGATTCACCGTTGGTTTACCACTCTTCGTTGGTCTTTGTTTCTTCCCACTCTTTTACTATCTCAAAGTGGGATTGAAAATCGATGTGCCTACATGGGTTCCGTTTATTGTTTCCTTCGTCTTCTTCGGTACGGCGTTAGCTGGTGTGAGCTACGGGATTGTGTCGTCGAGTTGGGATCCGTCGAGAGAAGGTTCCTTGTTAGGATGGAACGAAGCTAAGAAGAATTGGCCCGTCTTTTGGCAGTCCTTTTGGAAGAGATAA
- the LOC103834099 gene encoding protein PAM68, chloroplastic isoform X1 has product MASVTCLFNLSAHPRSSCKQLDGSVERRREWNGQVPKSLTCNKRLEISRIAPLQATMNSPRGFGPPPKKTKKPKKSKPGNQSDDEEDDQEEDDDEDERERGVIPEIVTNRMISRMGFTVGLPLFVGLCFFPLFYYLKVGLKIDVPTWVPFIVSFVFFGTALAGVSYGIVSSSWDPSREGSLLGWNEAKKNWPVFWQSFWKR; this is encoded by the exons ATGGCTTCTGTAACATGTCTCTTCAACCTCTCTGCTCATCCCAGATCCTCTTGCAAG CAGCTTGATGGAAGCGTAGAAAGACGGAGAGAATGGAACGGTCAAGTTCCCAAGTCTCTTACTTGCAACAAGCGCTTAGAAATATCGCGTATAGCACCATTACAAGCAACAATGAACAGTCCGAGAGGCTTTGGACCTCCTCCTAAGAAAACCAAGAAACCCAAAAAGTCAAAACCCGGAAACCAgagtgatgatgaagaagacgaCCAAGAGGAAgacgatgatgaagatgaacGTGAGAGAGGTGTGATTCCAGAGATAGTAACCAACAGAATGATAAGCAGAATGGGATTCACCGTTGGTTTACCACTCTTCGTTGGTCTTTGTTTCTTCCCACTCTTTTACTATCTCAAAGTGGGATTGAAAATCGATGTGCCTACATGGGTTCCGTTTATTGTTTCCTTCGTCTTCTTCGGTACGGCGTTAGCTGGTGTGAGCTACGGGATTGTGTCGTCGAGTTGGGATCCGTCGAGAGAAGGTTCCTTGTTAGGATGGAACGAAGCTAAGAAGAATTGGCCCGTCTTTTGGCAGTCCTTTTGGAAGAGATAA
- the LOC103834100 gene encoding cyclin-dependent kinase F-4 isoform X6 — protein MDRYKLIKEVGDGTFGTVWRAINKQTGEVVAIKKMKKKYYSWDECINLREVKSLRRMDHPNIVKLKEVIREHDILYFVFEYMDYNLYQLMKDRQKLFAEAVIKKWCFQVFHGLSYMHQRGYFHRDLKPENLLVSKDIIKIADFGLAREVNSSPPFTEYVSTRWYRAPEVLLQSYVYTSKVDMWAMGAIMSELLSLRPIFPGASEADEIYKICSVIGSPTEETWLEGLNLANTINYQFPQLSGVPLSSLMPSASEDAIDLITRLCSWDPCKRPTAAEALQHPFFKSCFYVPPSLRPKPSVARTPPPVGPRGSFEHQSAKRQTVSLAKPFNNVSPKPSAAFGSGVQRKLDMAKQEGTRNTKPVRSSVKDSKYRPPGRKSPRSSLSKNRVARGVSETADKLSNMSVRGTVSRRHSVSVMQQQQLKPPPMKAGCVGEKRDMFLRPTQPATSAYSRKVAG, from the exons ATGGACAG GTACAAGTTAATTAAAGAGGTTGGTGATGGAACTTTTGGTACCGTGTGGCGAGCTATCAATAAGCAGACGGGTGAAGTT GTTGcaattaagaaaatgaaaaagaagtaCTACTCATGGGACGAATGTATCAATCTGAGAGAAGTGAAG TCGCTTAGGAGAATGGATCATCCAAATATCGTGAAGCTGAAGGAAGTCATCCGCGAACATGATATCCTATACTTTGTCTTTGAGTACATG GATTACAACCTCTATCAGCTAATGAAAGATCGACAAAAGCTTTTCGCAGAAGCTGTTATTAAAAAATGGTGCTTTCAAGTCTTTCATGGCCTTTCATATATGCATCAGCGAGGTTACTTTCACCGCGATCTTAAGCCAG AAAATCTATTAGTCTCTAAAGACATCATAAAGATAGCTGATTTTGGTTTGGCACGGGAGGTTAATTCGAGTCCACCTTTTACCGAGTATGTTTCTACACGCTG GTACAGGGCGCCTGAAGTACTCCTTCAGTCATATGTATACACATCAAAAGTTG ATATGTGGGCGATGGGAGCTATTATGTCTGAGTTGTTGTCTCTTCGTCCTATATTTCCAGGGGCTAG TGAAGCAGATGAGATCTATAAGATCTGCAGTGTCATAGGCAGTCCAACTGAGGAGACCTGGTTAGAGGGACTTAATCTTGCTAACACCATAAACTATCAATTCCCTCAG CTTTCTGGTGTGCCTCTTTCAAGCTTGATGCCATCTGCTAGTGAAGACGCAATTGATCTTATTACG CGGCTTTGCTCCTGGGATCCATGCAAGAGACCCACTGCTGCAGAGGCTCTGCAGCACCCGTTCTTTAAG AGTTGCTTTTATGTCCCACCATCTCTCCGACCCAAGCCATCTGTTGCAAGAACTCCTCCGCCtg ttGGACCAAGAGGATCATTCGAGCACCAATCAGCTAAACGGCAGACTGTGTCTCTTGCCAAGCCATTTAACAATGTTTCTCCAAAGCCAAGTGCTGCTTTTGGCAGCGGCGTCCAGAGGAAACTCGACATGGCTAAGCAAGAGGGAACGAGGAACACTAAACCGGTGAGAAGTTCTGTCAAAGACTCCAAATACAGACCACCCGGAAGAAAGAGTCCTC GTTCGTCATTGAGCAAGAACAGGGTCGCGCGTGGTGTATCTGAGACTGCTGATAAACTTTCCAACATGAGCGTCAGAGGAACCGTGTCTCGAAGACACTCTGTGTCAGTGATGCAGCAACAGCAGCTGAAGCCGCCGCCAATGAAGGCAGGTTGTGTAGGAGAAAAACGTGACATGTTCCTTAGACCAACCCAACCCGCCACCAGTGCCTACTCTAGGAAAGTCGCCGGCTGA
- the LOC103834100 gene encoding cyclin-dependent kinase F-4 isoform X3, whose translation MDRYKLIKEVGDGTFGTVWRAINKQTGEVVAIKKMKKKYYSWDECINLREVKSLRRMDHPNIVKLKEVIREHDILYFVFEYMDYNLYQLMKDRQKLFAEAVIKKWCFQVFHGLSYMHQRGYFHRDLKPENLLVSKDIIKIADFGLAREVNSSPPFTEYVSTRWYRAPEVLLQSYVYTSKVDMWAMGAIMSELLSLRPIFPGASEADEIYKICSVIGSPTEETWLEGLNLANTINYQFPQLSGVPLSSLMPSASEDAIDLITVTNSFLKGVPYSFGHISLIFGHQSLPFFMIVQRLCSWDPCKRPTAAEALQHPFFKSCFYVPPSLRPKPSVARTPPPVGPRGSFEHQSAKRQTVSLAKPFNNVSPKPSAAFGSGVQRKLDMAKQEGTRNTKPVRSSVKDSKYRPPGRKSPRSSLSKNRVARGVSETADKLSNMSVRGTVSRRHSVSVMQQQQLKPPPMKAGCVGEKRDMFLRPTQPATSAYSRKVAG comes from the exons ATGGACAG GTACAAGTTAATTAAAGAGGTTGGTGATGGAACTTTTGGTACCGTGTGGCGAGCTATCAATAAGCAGACGGGTGAAGTT GTTGcaattaagaaaatgaaaaagaagtaCTACTCATGGGACGAATGTATCAATCTGAGAGAAGTGAAG TCGCTTAGGAGAATGGATCATCCAAATATCGTGAAGCTGAAGGAAGTCATCCGCGAACATGATATCCTATACTTTGTCTTTGAGTACATG GATTACAACCTCTATCAGCTAATGAAAGATCGACAAAAGCTTTTCGCAGAAGCTGTTATTAAAAAATGGTGCTTTCAAGTCTTTCATGGCCTTTCATATATGCATCAGCGAGGTTACTTTCACCGCGATCTTAAGCCAG AAAATCTATTAGTCTCTAAAGACATCATAAAGATAGCTGATTTTGGTTTGGCACGGGAGGTTAATTCGAGTCCACCTTTTACCGAGTATGTTTCTACACGCTG GTACAGGGCGCCTGAAGTACTCCTTCAGTCATATGTATACACATCAAAAGTTG ATATGTGGGCGATGGGAGCTATTATGTCTGAGTTGTTGTCTCTTCGTCCTATATTTCCAGGGGCTAG TGAAGCAGATGAGATCTATAAGATCTGCAGTGTCATAGGCAGTCCAACTGAGGAGACCTGGTTAGAGGGACTTAATCTTGCTAACACCATAAACTATCAATTCCCTCAG CTTTCTGGTGTGCCTCTTTCAAGCTTGATGCCATCTGCTAGTGAAGACGCAATTGATCTTATTACGGTAACTAACAGTTTTTTAAAAGGAGTTCCCTATAGCTTTGgacatatttctctaattttCGGACACCAATCTCTGCCTTTTTTCATGATTGTTCAGCGGCTTTGCTCCTGGGATCCATGCAAGAGACCCACTGCTGCAGAGGCTCTGCAGCACCCGTTCTTTAAG AGTTGCTTTTATGTCCCACCATCTCTCCGACCCAAGCCATCTGTTGCAAGAACTCCTCCGCCtg ttGGACCAAGAGGATCATTCGAGCACCAATCAGCTAAACGGCAGACTGTGTCTCTTGCCAAGCCATTTAACAATGTTTCTCCAAAGCCAAGTGCTGCTTTTGGCAGCGGCGTCCAGAGGAAACTCGACATGGCTAAGCAAGAGGGAACGAGGAACACTAAACCGGTGAGAAGTTCTGTCAAAGACTCCAAATACAGACCACCCGGAAGAAAGAGTCCTC GTTCGTCATTGAGCAAGAACAGGGTCGCGCGTGGTGTATCTGAGACTGCTGATAAACTTTCCAACATGAGCGTCAGAGGAACCGTGTCTCGAAGACACTCTGTGTCAGTGATGCAGCAACAGCAGCTGAAGCCGCCGCCAATGAAGGCAGGTTGTGTAGGAGAAAAACGTGACATGTTCCTTAGACCAACCCAACCCGCCACCAGTGCCTACTCTAGGAAAGTCGCCGGCTGA
- the LOC103834100 gene encoding cyclin-dependent kinase F-4 isoform X4, with translation MDRYKLIKEVGDGTFGTVWRAINKQTGEVVAIKKMKKKYYSWDECINLREVKSLRRMDHPNIVKLKEVIREHDILYFVFEYMDYNLYQLMKDRQKLFAEAVIKKWCFQVFHGLSYMHQRGYFHRDLKPENLLVSKDIIKIADFGLAREVNSSPPFTEYVSTRWYRAPEVLLQSYVYTSKVDMWAMGAIMSELLSLRPIFPGASEADEIYKICSVIGSPTEETWLEGLNLANTINYQFPQLSGVPLSSLMPSASEDAIDLITRLCSWDPCKRPTAAEALQHPFFKSCFYVPPSLRPKPSVARTPPPVGPRGSFEHQSAKRQTVSLAKPFNNVSPKPSAAFGSGVQRKLDMAKQEGTRNTKPVRSSVKDSKYRPPGRKSPPGGNAAGSSLSKNRVARGVSETADKLSNMSVRGTVSRRHSVSVMQQQQLKPPPMKAGCVGEKRDMFLRPTQPATSAYSRKVAG, from the exons ATGGACAG GTACAAGTTAATTAAAGAGGTTGGTGATGGAACTTTTGGTACCGTGTGGCGAGCTATCAATAAGCAGACGGGTGAAGTT GTTGcaattaagaaaatgaaaaagaagtaCTACTCATGGGACGAATGTATCAATCTGAGAGAAGTGAAG TCGCTTAGGAGAATGGATCATCCAAATATCGTGAAGCTGAAGGAAGTCATCCGCGAACATGATATCCTATACTTTGTCTTTGAGTACATG GATTACAACCTCTATCAGCTAATGAAAGATCGACAAAAGCTTTTCGCAGAAGCTGTTATTAAAAAATGGTGCTTTCAAGTCTTTCATGGCCTTTCATATATGCATCAGCGAGGTTACTTTCACCGCGATCTTAAGCCAG AAAATCTATTAGTCTCTAAAGACATCATAAAGATAGCTGATTTTGGTTTGGCACGGGAGGTTAATTCGAGTCCACCTTTTACCGAGTATGTTTCTACACGCTG GTACAGGGCGCCTGAAGTACTCCTTCAGTCATATGTATACACATCAAAAGTTG ATATGTGGGCGATGGGAGCTATTATGTCTGAGTTGTTGTCTCTTCGTCCTATATTTCCAGGGGCTAG TGAAGCAGATGAGATCTATAAGATCTGCAGTGTCATAGGCAGTCCAACTGAGGAGACCTGGTTAGAGGGACTTAATCTTGCTAACACCATAAACTATCAATTCCCTCAG CTTTCTGGTGTGCCTCTTTCAAGCTTGATGCCATCTGCTAGTGAAGACGCAATTGATCTTATTACG CGGCTTTGCTCCTGGGATCCATGCAAGAGACCCACTGCTGCAGAGGCTCTGCAGCACCCGTTCTTTAAG AGTTGCTTTTATGTCCCACCATCTCTCCGACCCAAGCCATCTGTTGCAAGAACTCCTCCGCCtg ttGGACCAAGAGGATCATTCGAGCACCAATCAGCTAAACGGCAGACTGTGTCTCTTGCCAAGCCATTTAACAATGTTTCTCCAAAGCCAAGTGCTGCTTTTGGCAGCGGCGTCCAGAGGAAACTCGACATGGCTAAGCAAGAGGGAACGAGGAACACTAAACCGGTGAGAAGTTCTGTCAAAGACTCCAAATACAGACCACCCGGAAGAAAGAGTCCTC CTGGAGGTAATGCAGCAGGTTCGTCATTGAGCAAGAACAGGGTCGCGCGTGGTGTATCTGAGACTGCTGATAAACTTTCCAACATGAGCGTCAGAGGAACCGTGTCTCGAAGACACTCTGTGTCAGTGATGCAGCAACAGCAGCTGAAGCCGCCGCCAATGAAGGCAGGTTGTGTAGGAGAAAAACGTGACATGTTCCTTAGACCAACCCAACCCGCCACCAGTGCCTACTCTAGGAAAGTCGCCGGCTGA
- the LOC103834100 gene encoding cyclin-dependent kinase F-4 isoform X2, protein MDRYKLIKEVGDGTFGTVWRAINKQTGEVVAIKKMKKKYYSWDECINLREVKSLRRMDHPNIVKLKEVIREHDILYFVFEYMDYNLYQLMKDRQKLFAEAVIKKWCFQVFHGLSYMHQRGYFHRDLKPENLLVSKDIIKIADFGLAREVNSSPPFTEYVSTRWYRAPEVLLQSYVYTSKVDMWAMGAIMSELLSLRPIFPGASEADEIYKICSVIGSPTEETWLEGLNLANTINYQFPQLSGVPLSSLMPSASEDAIDLITVTNSFLKGVPYSFGHISLIFGHQSLPFFMIVQRLCSWDPCKRPTAAEALQHPFFKSCFYVPPSLRPKPSVARTPPPVGPRGSFEHQSAKRQTVSLAKPFNNVSPKPSAAFGSGVQRKLDMAKQEGTRNTKPVRSSVKDSKYRPPGRKSPPGSSLSKNRVARGVSETADKLSNMSVRGTVSRRHSVSVMQQQQLKPPPMKAGCVGEKRDMFLRPTQPATSAYSRKVAG, encoded by the exons ATGGACAG GTACAAGTTAATTAAAGAGGTTGGTGATGGAACTTTTGGTACCGTGTGGCGAGCTATCAATAAGCAGACGGGTGAAGTT GTTGcaattaagaaaatgaaaaagaagtaCTACTCATGGGACGAATGTATCAATCTGAGAGAAGTGAAG TCGCTTAGGAGAATGGATCATCCAAATATCGTGAAGCTGAAGGAAGTCATCCGCGAACATGATATCCTATACTTTGTCTTTGAGTACATG GATTACAACCTCTATCAGCTAATGAAAGATCGACAAAAGCTTTTCGCAGAAGCTGTTATTAAAAAATGGTGCTTTCAAGTCTTTCATGGCCTTTCATATATGCATCAGCGAGGTTACTTTCACCGCGATCTTAAGCCAG AAAATCTATTAGTCTCTAAAGACATCATAAAGATAGCTGATTTTGGTTTGGCACGGGAGGTTAATTCGAGTCCACCTTTTACCGAGTATGTTTCTACACGCTG GTACAGGGCGCCTGAAGTACTCCTTCAGTCATATGTATACACATCAAAAGTTG ATATGTGGGCGATGGGAGCTATTATGTCTGAGTTGTTGTCTCTTCGTCCTATATTTCCAGGGGCTAG TGAAGCAGATGAGATCTATAAGATCTGCAGTGTCATAGGCAGTCCAACTGAGGAGACCTGGTTAGAGGGACTTAATCTTGCTAACACCATAAACTATCAATTCCCTCAG CTTTCTGGTGTGCCTCTTTCAAGCTTGATGCCATCTGCTAGTGAAGACGCAATTGATCTTATTACGGTAACTAACAGTTTTTTAAAAGGAGTTCCCTATAGCTTTGgacatatttctctaattttCGGACACCAATCTCTGCCTTTTTTCATGATTGTTCAGCGGCTTTGCTCCTGGGATCCATGCAAGAGACCCACTGCTGCAGAGGCTCTGCAGCACCCGTTCTTTAAG AGTTGCTTTTATGTCCCACCATCTCTCCGACCCAAGCCATCTGTTGCAAGAACTCCTCCGCCtg ttGGACCAAGAGGATCATTCGAGCACCAATCAGCTAAACGGCAGACTGTGTCTCTTGCCAAGCCATTTAACAATGTTTCTCCAAAGCCAAGTGCTGCTTTTGGCAGCGGCGTCCAGAGGAAACTCGACATGGCTAAGCAAGAGGGAACGAGGAACACTAAACCGGTGAGAAGTTCTGTCAAAGACTCCAAATACAGACCACCCGGAAGAAAGAGTCCTC CAGGTTCGTCATTGAGCAAGAACAGGGTCGCGCGTGGTGTATCTGAGACTGCTGATAAACTTTCCAACATGAGCGTCAGAGGAACCGTGTCTCGAAGACACTCTGTGTCAGTGATGCAGCAACAGCAGCTGAAGCCGCCGCCAATGAAGGCAGGTTGTGTAGGAGAAAAACGTGACATGTTCCTTAGACCAACCCAACCCGCCACCAGTGCCTACTCTAGGAAAGTCGCCGGCTGA
- the LOC103834100 gene encoding cyclin-dependent kinase F-4 isoform X1, with product MDRYKLIKEVGDGTFGTVWRAINKQTGEVVAIKKMKKKYYSWDECINLREVKSLRRMDHPNIVKLKEVIREHDILYFVFEYMDYNLYQLMKDRQKLFAEAVIKKWCFQVFHGLSYMHQRGYFHRDLKPENLLVSKDIIKIADFGLAREVNSSPPFTEYVSTRWYRAPEVLLQSYVYTSKVDMWAMGAIMSELLSLRPIFPGASEADEIYKICSVIGSPTEETWLEGLNLANTINYQFPQLSGVPLSSLMPSASEDAIDLITVTNSFLKGVPYSFGHISLIFGHQSLPFFMIVQRLCSWDPCKRPTAAEALQHPFFKSCFYVPPSLRPKPSVARTPPPVGPRGSFEHQSAKRQTVSLAKPFNNVSPKPSAAFGSGVQRKLDMAKQEGTRNTKPVRSSVKDSKYRPPGRKSPPGGNAAGSSLSKNRVARGVSETADKLSNMSVRGTVSRRHSVSVMQQQQLKPPPMKAGCVGEKRDMFLRPTQPATSAYSRKVAG from the exons ATGGACAG GTACAAGTTAATTAAAGAGGTTGGTGATGGAACTTTTGGTACCGTGTGGCGAGCTATCAATAAGCAGACGGGTGAAGTT GTTGcaattaagaaaatgaaaaagaagtaCTACTCATGGGACGAATGTATCAATCTGAGAGAAGTGAAG TCGCTTAGGAGAATGGATCATCCAAATATCGTGAAGCTGAAGGAAGTCATCCGCGAACATGATATCCTATACTTTGTCTTTGAGTACATG GATTACAACCTCTATCAGCTAATGAAAGATCGACAAAAGCTTTTCGCAGAAGCTGTTATTAAAAAATGGTGCTTTCAAGTCTTTCATGGCCTTTCATATATGCATCAGCGAGGTTACTTTCACCGCGATCTTAAGCCAG AAAATCTATTAGTCTCTAAAGACATCATAAAGATAGCTGATTTTGGTTTGGCACGGGAGGTTAATTCGAGTCCACCTTTTACCGAGTATGTTTCTACACGCTG GTACAGGGCGCCTGAAGTACTCCTTCAGTCATATGTATACACATCAAAAGTTG ATATGTGGGCGATGGGAGCTATTATGTCTGAGTTGTTGTCTCTTCGTCCTATATTTCCAGGGGCTAG TGAAGCAGATGAGATCTATAAGATCTGCAGTGTCATAGGCAGTCCAACTGAGGAGACCTGGTTAGAGGGACTTAATCTTGCTAACACCATAAACTATCAATTCCCTCAG CTTTCTGGTGTGCCTCTTTCAAGCTTGATGCCATCTGCTAGTGAAGACGCAATTGATCTTATTACGGTAACTAACAGTTTTTTAAAAGGAGTTCCCTATAGCTTTGgacatatttctctaattttCGGACACCAATCTCTGCCTTTTTTCATGATTGTTCAGCGGCTTTGCTCCTGGGATCCATGCAAGAGACCCACTGCTGCAGAGGCTCTGCAGCACCCGTTCTTTAAG AGTTGCTTTTATGTCCCACCATCTCTCCGACCCAAGCCATCTGTTGCAAGAACTCCTCCGCCtg ttGGACCAAGAGGATCATTCGAGCACCAATCAGCTAAACGGCAGACTGTGTCTCTTGCCAAGCCATTTAACAATGTTTCTCCAAAGCCAAGTGCTGCTTTTGGCAGCGGCGTCCAGAGGAAACTCGACATGGCTAAGCAAGAGGGAACGAGGAACACTAAACCGGTGAGAAGTTCTGTCAAAGACTCCAAATACAGACCACCCGGAAGAAAGAGTCCTC CTGGAGGTAATGCAGCAGGTTCGTCATTGAGCAAGAACAGGGTCGCGCGTGGTGTATCTGAGACTGCTGATAAACTTTCCAACATGAGCGTCAGAGGAACCGTGTCTCGAAGACACTCTGTGTCAGTGATGCAGCAACAGCAGCTGAAGCCGCCGCCAATGAAGGCAGGTTGTGTAGGAGAAAAACGTGACATGTTCCTTAGACCAACCCAACCCGCCACCAGTGCCTACTCTAGGAAAGTCGCCGGCTGA
- the LOC103834100 gene encoding cyclin-dependent kinase F-4 isoform X5, producing the protein MDRYKLIKEVGDGTFGTVWRAINKQTGEVVAIKKMKKKYYSWDECINLREVKSLRRMDHPNIVKLKEVIREHDILYFVFEYMDYNLYQLMKDRQKLFAEAVIKKWCFQVFHGLSYMHQRGYFHRDLKPENLLVSKDIIKIADFGLAREVNSSPPFTEYVSTRWYRAPEVLLQSYVYTSKVDMWAMGAIMSELLSLRPIFPGASEADEIYKICSVIGSPTEETWLEGLNLANTINYQFPQLSGVPLSSLMPSASEDAIDLITRLCSWDPCKRPTAAEALQHPFFKSCFYVPPSLRPKPSVARTPPPVGPRGSFEHQSAKRQTVSLAKPFNNVSPKPSAAFGSGVQRKLDMAKQEGTRNTKPVRSSVKDSKYRPPGRKSPPGSSLSKNRVARGVSETADKLSNMSVRGTVSRRHSVSVMQQQQLKPPPMKAGCVGEKRDMFLRPTQPATSAYSRKVAG; encoded by the exons ATGGACAG GTACAAGTTAATTAAAGAGGTTGGTGATGGAACTTTTGGTACCGTGTGGCGAGCTATCAATAAGCAGACGGGTGAAGTT GTTGcaattaagaaaatgaaaaagaagtaCTACTCATGGGACGAATGTATCAATCTGAGAGAAGTGAAG TCGCTTAGGAGAATGGATCATCCAAATATCGTGAAGCTGAAGGAAGTCATCCGCGAACATGATATCCTATACTTTGTCTTTGAGTACATG GATTACAACCTCTATCAGCTAATGAAAGATCGACAAAAGCTTTTCGCAGAAGCTGTTATTAAAAAATGGTGCTTTCAAGTCTTTCATGGCCTTTCATATATGCATCAGCGAGGTTACTTTCACCGCGATCTTAAGCCAG AAAATCTATTAGTCTCTAAAGACATCATAAAGATAGCTGATTTTGGTTTGGCACGGGAGGTTAATTCGAGTCCACCTTTTACCGAGTATGTTTCTACACGCTG GTACAGGGCGCCTGAAGTACTCCTTCAGTCATATGTATACACATCAAAAGTTG ATATGTGGGCGATGGGAGCTATTATGTCTGAGTTGTTGTCTCTTCGTCCTATATTTCCAGGGGCTAG TGAAGCAGATGAGATCTATAAGATCTGCAGTGTCATAGGCAGTCCAACTGAGGAGACCTGGTTAGAGGGACTTAATCTTGCTAACACCATAAACTATCAATTCCCTCAG CTTTCTGGTGTGCCTCTTTCAAGCTTGATGCCATCTGCTAGTGAAGACGCAATTGATCTTATTACG CGGCTTTGCTCCTGGGATCCATGCAAGAGACCCACTGCTGCAGAGGCTCTGCAGCACCCGTTCTTTAAG AGTTGCTTTTATGTCCCACCATCTCTCCGACCCAAGCCATCTGTTGCAAGAACTCCTCCGCCtg ttGGACCAAGAGGATCATTCGAGCACCAATCAGCTAAACGGCAGACTGTGTCTCTTGCCAAGCCATTTAACAATGTTTCTCCAAAGCCAAGTGCTGCTTTTGGCAGCGGCGTCCAGAGGAAACTCGACATGGCTAAGCAAGAGGGAACGAGGAACACTAAACCGGTGAGAAGTTCTGTCAAAGACTCCAAATACAGACCACCCGGAAGAAAGAGTCCTC CAGGTTCGTCATTGAGCAAGAACAGGGTCGCGCGTGGTGTATCTGAGACTGCTGATAAACTTTCCAACATGAGCGTCAGAGGAACCGTGTCTCGAAGACACTCTGTGTCAGTGATGCAGCAACAGCAGCTGAAGCCGCCGCCAATGAAGGCAGGTTGTGTAGGAGAAAAACGTGACATGTTCCTTAGACCAACCCAACCCGCCACCAGTGCCTACTCTAGGAAAGTCGCCGGCTGA